In Rhizobium sp. ARZ01, a genomic segment contains:
- a CDS encoding C45 family peptidase has protein sequence MVNTTAPRLPMIEIEGTPYEVGVALGRHGRETIHGYLLRTHAWASVLAFRDSARVAAARALTEARFPRYWQELHGLADGLELPFDDVFTWNCRGDVRAMSPDGCTTILLPGEMPTVAHNEDGDPGLRPGSAIARIRSEGGCGFTAFVYPGSIPCHTFALNDAGLAVAINNIRSKASGDGLPRNVLGRAMLDCTSIAEATELLRQSPRAGGFHFSLLHAGDPTVTSVEFTHGSLSVRRIDRPTAHANHLIHEGIRDERQIITDSSLARQERADELLEMASSPIAPLPILWDQGRPALPIYREQPDDPDVENTLATAVFTVGGDRIICSIHDQANTPPLYRIEEQRAI, from the coding sequence ATGGTGAACACCACCGCTCCACGCCTGCCCATGATCGAGATCGAGGGCACGCCCTACGAGGTCGGTGTGGCCCTTGGCCGCCATGGCCGCGAGACCATCCACGGCTATCTCCTTCGCACCCATGCCTGGGCCAGCGTCCTTGCCTTTCGCGATAGCGCGCGCGTAGCCGCAGCTCGCGCGCTGACCGAGGCGCGCTTCCCCCGCTACTGGCAGGAGCTACACGGTCTGGCCGACGGCCTCGAACTTCCCTTTGATGACGTCTTTACCTGGAACTGCAGGGGCGACGTCCGCGCGATGAGCCCGGACGGTTGCACGACCATTCTTCTGCCCGGCGAGATGCCGACCGTCGCACACAACGAGGATGGCGACCCGGGTCTGCGACCTGGCAGTGCGATCGCCCGCATCAGATCGGAAGGCGGGTGCGGCTTTACCGCCTTTGTCTATCCCGGCTCAATTCCCTGCCACACCTTTGCGCTCAACGATGCTGGCCTGGCTGTCGCCATCAACAACATCCGCTCAAAGGCGTCGGGCGATGGCCTGCCGCGCAACGTCCTCGGCCGAGCCATGCTGGACTGTACAAGCATCGCTGAAGCAACCGAGTTGCTGCGGCAATCTCCGCGCGCGGGCGGTTTCCATTTCTCGCTCCTGCATGCCGGTGACCCGACCGTCACGAGCGTAGAGTTCACGCACGGAAGTTTGTCGGTGAGGCGGATCGATCGGCCCACCGCCCACGCCAACCACCTTATACACGAGGGTATCAGGGACGAGCGTCAGATCATAACGGACTCCTCCCTCGCCCGCCAGGAACGCGCCGACGAACTGCTGGAGATGGCGTCGTCACCGATCGCACCGTTGCCGATCCTCTGGGACCAGGGCCGCCCGGCGCTTCCGATCTATCGCGAGCAGCCGGATGATCCCGACGTCGAGAATACGCTCGCGACTGCCGTCTTCACCGTCGGAGGCGACCGGATCATCTGCAGTATCCACGATCAGGCGAACACACCGCCGCTCTATCGTATCGAGGAGCAACGCGCCATCTGA
- a CDS encoding L,D-transpeptidase: MLVTPEGDILDYIPADGSVRVARDRQGRRIYVDSWGNIIATAMPADQYFSRYGARDYRRDRYRPVEGYPETSRDYFPPAPSEYGDDLTTGSVPDFRDREPGAVDRSELPEPLPGDAYSDGEQPRDGWGTEDMASLPDGSMDPEMVPGPRFPTATPIGKKTSAEVTALQVFLDREGFSPGVIDGRKGSNVTKAIEAWQLATGETLDPNDTDSILERLHLNGGMPFTTYEITPADAAGPYVASIPEDYAHKAALPALSYTSQTEMLAERFHMDEAYLKEMNPGVDFTIPGTIVKVINVGQQKKGKVAKILADKARKQVLAYDEMGSLIAAYPASIGSSDTPSPSGTVTVERIAFNPNYTYNPKINFQQGANDRVLTLQPGPNGPVGTIWIALSKPTYGIHGTPEPSKIGKTQSHGCIRLTNWDAAELAKMASAGVTVEFVD, from the coding sequence ATGCTTGTGACACCTGAGGGCGACATTCTGGACTACATCCCTGCCGATGGCAGCGTGCGCGTCGCACGTGATCGCCAGGGTCGGCGGATCTACGTCGATTCGTGGGGCAACATCATCGCCACGGCGATGCCGGCCGACCAGTATTTCTCCCGTTACGGCGCGCGTGACTATCGCCGGGACCGCTATCGGCCGGTGGAAGGCTACCCCGAAACATCACGCGACTATTTCCCACCAGCACCAAGCGAATATGGCGACGATCTGACAACCGGCTCGGTACCGGATTTCCGTGACCGGGAACCCGGTGCGGTCGATCGCTCGGAATTGCCTGAGCCGCTGCCCGGCGACGCCTACTCCGATGGCGAACAGCCGAGAGATGGCTGGGGTACGGAAGACATGGCGTCTCTCCCCGACGGATCGATGGACCCTGAGATGGTGCCGGGCCCCCGGTTCCCGACCGCCACGCCGATCGGCAAGAAGACATCTGCCGAGGTGACCGCCCTTCAGGTCTTCCTTGACCGCGAGGGTTTCTCCCCCGGCGTCATCGACGGCAGGAAAGGCTCGAATGTCACCAAGGCGATCGAAGCCTGGCAGCTTGCGACCGGCGAGACGCTTGATCCGAACGATACCGATTCGATCCTCGAGCGGCTTCACCTGAATGGCGGCATGCCGTTCACCACCTACGAGATCACCCCAGCCGATGCGGCCGGCCCCTATGTCGCGTCGATCCCCGAGGACTACGCCCACAAGGCTGCCCTTCCGGCGCTGTCGTATACGTCCCAGACGGAGATGCTGGCCGAACGCTTCCACATGGACGAGGCTTACCTGAAGGAAATGAATCCCGGCGTCGACTTCACTATTCCCGGCACCATCGTCAAGGTGATAAATGTGGGGCAGCAGAAGAAGGGCAAGGTGGCAAAGATCCTTGCCGACAAGGCGCGCAAGCAGGTGCTTGCCTATGACGAGATGGGCAGCCTGATCGCGGCCTATCCCGCCAGCATCGGTTCGTCCGACACGCCTTCGCCCTCCGGCACGGTGACGGTCGAACGCATCGCCTTCAATCCGAACTACACGTATAATCCGAAGATCAACTTCCAGCAGGGTGCCAACGACAGGGTTCTGACGCTGCAACCCGGTCCAAACGGCCCCGTCGGGACGATCTGGATCGCGCTATCCAAACCGACCTACGGGATCCACGGCACGCCAGAACCTTCGAAGATCGGCAAGACCCAGAGCCACGGTTGCATCCGTCTGACCAACTGGGATGCGGCCGAGCTTGCCAAGATGGCGTCGGCGGGTGTGACGGTCGAATTCGTCGACTGA
- a CDS encoding globin-coupled sensor protein, with product MSAVTSVSGNNNDLERRLDYLGLDATARKELRTLKPFLERELGPALDMFYDVVRKSPEISHLFTSDSRVTHAKNAQLGHWGNIANGDFNTDYANKVLTIGKVHARIGLEPRWYIGGYALIVEYLLGAALKEMWPKTGLFSRSEVSAEEAAAKLSSLIKAVFLDMDLSISVYMDASDLTKQKEVQAQVVAEERKIISDNFGAALKRIASGDLTARIEGVLPDAYETLRDDFNHAGEALSQAIGSINAGAGSIHLSVQEIAAASDDLAKRTERQAANLEETAAAVEEVTTTVRQTAKSADDANALVAAARGNAERSGEVVEQAITAMQEIQQSSASIANIIEVIDEIAFQTNLLALNAGIEAARAGEAGRGFAVVASEVRALAQRCADAAKDIQDLIAKSHGQVEDGVRSVNEVAQTLRQIVTQVVEVSSVFSAIRASTAEQATGLQAVNQAINAMDQITQQNAAMVEQANAASQALTQEAASIASQLSTFRTSGRAVATSAAGYVRAA from the coding sequence ATGAGTGCAGTTACTTCCGTTAGCGGCAACAACAATGATCTCGAGCGGCGTCTGGACTATCTCGGCCTCGACGCAACCGCCCGCAAGGAACTGCGCACCCTCAAGCCGTTTCTGGAAAGGGAGTTGGGACCGGCACTCGACATGTTTTACGATGTCGTACGCAAGAGCCCCGAGATCAGCCATCTTTTTACCAGCGATAGCCGCGTGACACATGCGAAGAATGCGCAACTTGGTCATTGGGGCAACATCGCCAACGGCGATTTCAACACGGACTATGCCAACAAGGTCCTCACGATCGGCAAAGTCCATGCCCGTATCGGACTGGAGCCGCGTTGGTACATCGGTGGCTACGCACTGATCGTCGAATACCTGCTGGGCGCAGCGTTGAAAGAGATGTGGCCGAAGACCGGCCTCTTTTCCCGTTCGGAGGTCTCTGCCGAGGAGGCGGCAGCGAAGTTGTCGAGCCTGATCAAGGCCGTCTTCCTCGACATGGATCTGTCGATCTCCGTCTACATGGATGCATCCGACCTGACGAAGCAGAAGGAAGTGCAGGCTCAAGTCGTTGCCGAAGAGCGCAAGATCATTAGCGACAATTTTGGTGCCGCACTGAAACGCATTGCCTCGGGGGATCTCACGGCAAGGATCGAAGGTGTGCTGCCGGACGCCTACGAAACGCTCAGGGACGACTTCAACCACGCTGGCGAGGCGCTCTCCCAGGCAATCGGCAGCATCAATGCGGGTGCCGGCTCGATCCATTTGAGCGTCCAGGAAATCGCCGCTGCATCGGACGATCTTGCCAAGCGCACCGAGCGACAAGCTGCCAACCTTGAAGAGACCGCGGCCGCCGTCGAGGAAGTCACGACAACCGTGCGCCAGACGGCAAAGAGCGCGGATGATGCAAACGCCCTCGTCGCCGCTGCCCGCGGCAATGCCGAGCGCAGCGGCGAGGTGGTCGAGCAGGCCATCACCGCCATGCAGGAGATCCAGCAGTCCTCAGCGAGCATCGCCAATATCATCGAGGTTATCGATGAGATCGCTTTCCAGACAAACCTGTTGGCGCTGAATGCTGGCATCGAGGCAGCACGGGCCGGTGAGGCGGGCCGCGGATTTGCCGTCGTAGCCTCCGAAGTTCGCGCACTGGCGCAGCGTTGCGCTGATGCGGCGAAAGACATCCAGGATCTGATTGCCAAGTCGCACGGCCAGGTCGAAGACGGTGTGCGCTCCGTCAACGAGGTTGCCCAGACGCTCCGTCAGATTGTCACACAGGTGGTCGAGGTCAGTTCGGTGTTCTCCGCGATCCGCGCGAGCACGGCAGAGCAGGCGACCGGCCTACAGGCCGTCAACCAGGCAATCAACGCCATGGACCAGATCACGCAGCAGAATGCCGCAATGGTGGAGCAGGCCAATGCGGCAAGCCAGGCGCTGACACAGGAGGCGGCATCCATCGCATCACAGCTCAGCACGTTCCGCACGAGCGGGCGCGCGGTAGCGACATCGGCTGCGGGGTATGTCAGAGCTGCTTGA
- a CDS encoding ParA family protein, which produces MPVITFANAKGGAGKTTAALILATELAAQGYRVTILDADPQRWISRWHELSGVQRNLSVISEVSMGSLQSHLRENRDNTDYFIVDLAGARDALVATAIGLSDHVMIPIQGCAMDAHGGAQILELLQQLDQRAGVRIEHSVVLTRMSAVVTTRAMVAIKQLLAERGVTVLDTAISERAAFRDIFDCGGTLRTMDPLRVSNLDKARENARLLAEEVLRLVPARRTSTSRVLYQRLARAA; this is translated from the coding sequence ATGCCGGTAATCACATTTGCAAACGCCAAGGGTGGAGCGGGTAAAACCACCGCAGCGCTCATCCTTGCCACGGAACTGGCAGCCCAGGGCTACCGCGTCACCATTCTCGACGCCGATCCGCAGCGCTGGATTTCCCGCTGGCATGAATTGTCGGGCGTGCAGCGCAACCTTTCTGTGATTTCCGAAGTGTCCATGGGGTCCTTGCAATCCCATCTCCGCGAGAACCGCGACAATACGGACTATTTCATCGTCGACCTCGCAGGAGCCCGTGACGCGCTCGTCGCGACCGCGATCGGTCTTTCCGACCATGTCATGATCCCAATTCAAGGTTGTGCAATGGACGCGCATGGCGGCGCCCAGATCCTCGAGCTGCTGCAGCAGCTCGACCAGCGAGCCGGCGTGCGCATCGAACATTCTGTCGTCCTGACCCGCATGAGCGCGGTCGTCACGACGCGGGCAATGGTCGCGATCAAACAGCTTCTCGCCGAGCGCGGCGTGACCGTTCTCGATACGGCGATCTCCGAACGCGCCGCCTTCCGCGACATCTTCGATTGTGGCGGCACTCTGCGGACTATGGATCCGCTGCGCGTCTCAAACCTCGACAAGGCGCGTGAAAACGCACGCCTTCTGGCCGAGGAGGTGCTCCGTCTCGTTCCTGCGCGGCGCACGTCGACTTCTCGCGTTCTTTACCAGCGTCTTGCGCGCGCCGCCTGA